CTGAGCACCCTGCAGGTCTATGACAATTCTCATTCAGCTGCCCCCGTGTATCCGCAGGACAACCGCCGGTTGATCATGCGGGCCCGTGGCGTTAATGCGCTTTCAGCCGCCGAAAGAGACGATTGGAATTTTGGTTGTTTATGCACGTAACGCCCTAATCGGTTAGCAAGCCTTTCATGCAGCCATGGCATTTTTCCAAGGATACGGAGAACCCCCCTGCGCAGCTTCGGATACCGTGACAGGAAGCGCGCCAGTCTAGGCAACAGCAGGTCCAACCTGCGCAGAGTCAGCCTGACCCAAGATTGCTTTGACCCAGTGGCCTTTGAGCGGGCATGCTTTACAACATCAGTCAGCTTGCGAAACGGTGCGGTAATACGCCACGACCGGCTGGCGAGCAATTGAGCAAGCTGGCTGTGGAGCTCGGCTTCGTTTGCTCTGGATGCATGCAACGCTGCAGTCAACGCTTCATGCTCGTCCTGCATATCCGACAGCCGGGCTTCGCGCAGCTTCAACTGAGCTTGTACACGCTCTTTTTCATCCCACAAACGATGGCGTTCAGCATTGGAGAGGTATGCGTCTTCAGCCGATTTAGCCGCCTTTACATTGGCAAGATAGGTTTGATGGTTCGGAATACGACAAAATGAATGAGAGGCCTTACCACTCAAGGCAAATTCATCAAATACATTCGGCGGGTACTTAAACGCGTCACACAATTCAGGGTGCTCGCTTGAAACATAAAAGCGGTTAATGCCGTCACTGTAAACGTGAACGTATCCTTTTGAGATTAAAACAGGCTCCCAAACCCGGTAGGTGTCCTCTTGCGACCCTGGCAAGGTGCTTTCGATTACAATAATCCATGGACGCAGGCTTGAGTCACGCCAGCCTGACAGCACCTCTCCTTCCATCCCTTCTACATCGATCTTGAGC
This DNA window, taken from Marinobacterium iners, encodes the following:
- a CDS encoding FkbM family methyltransferase, producing MSIVSYAQNFEDVMLWRALSAVEHGFYIDIGAQDPEIDSVSLAFYDKGWRGLHIEPSARYSNVLKQARPDETVLQVAVAAEAGELAFYEFQNTGLSTGRALIADSHVDHGHDCIQTVVETITLDGVFDTVGSREVHWLKIDVEGMEGEVLSGWRDSSLRPWIIVIESTLPGSQEDTYRVWEPVLISKGYVHVYSDGINRFYVSSEHPELCDAFKYPPNVFDEFALSGKASHSFCRIPNHQTYLANVKAAKSAEDAYLSNAERHRLWDEKERVQAQLKLREARLSDMQDEHEALTAALHASRANEAELHSQLAQLLASRSWRITAPFRKLTDVVKHARSKATGSKQSWVRLTLRRLDLLLPRLARFLSRYPKLRRGVLRILGKMPWLHERLANRLGRYVHKQPKFQSSLSAAESALTPRARMINRRLSCGYTGAAE